Proteins encoded in a region of the Paramagnetospirillum magneticum AMB-1 genome:
- a CDS encoding anhydro-N-acetylmuramic acid kinase, with protein sequence MLALGLMSGTSLDGVDVALLETDGETVARFGPATTVPYGDEQRIALMGVLGGKGPVEQVERDFTLFHAQVVRDFLAAQGIDAATVGVAGFHGHTILHAPAERRTWQIGDGALLASEIGIPVVNDFRSADVAAGGQGAPLVPVYHRALAAGLEAPLAILNLGGVGNVTWISDDGSLLAFDTGPGNALLDDWALAHTGRPVDVDGRLAAAGKVRRDAVEAFLHHTYFDCQPPKSVDRDEFHALAWELVKGCSAEDGAATLTAFTAAAVALAAYSFPRPVKRWLVTGGGRRNPEMMTALSRGLSAPVEPVEAVGWNGDALEAQAFAFLAVRSLAGKMLTYPETTGAPAPQTGGRHHVP encoded by the coding sequence ATGCTGGCGTTGGGGCTGATGAGCGGAACGTCGCTGGACGGCGTGGATGTCGCCCTGCTGGAAACCGACGGCGAGACGGTGGCGCGGTTCGGACCGGCAACGACTGTTCCCTATGGCGACGAGCAGCGCATCGCCCTGATGGGCGTCCTGGGCGGCAAGGGGCCGGTGGAGCAGGTGGAGCGGGACTTCACCCTGTTTCATGCCCAGGTGGTCCGCGACTTCCTGGCGGCGCAGGGCATCGACGCCGCCACGGTGGGCGTGGCCGGCTTTCACGGCCACACCATCTTGCATGCCCCCGCCGAGCGCCGCACCTGGCAGATCGGCGATGGCGCCCTGCTGGCCTCGGAGATCGGCATTCCCGTGGTCAACGATTTCCGCTCGGCCGACGTGGCGGCGGGCGGGCAGGGGGCGCCGCTGGTCCCCGTCTATCACCGCGCCCTGGCCGCCGGGCTGGAGGCGCCGCTGGCCATCCTCAACCTGGGCGGCGTGGGCAACGTCACCTGGATTTCCGACGACGGCTCGCTGCTGGCCTTCGATACCGGGCCGGGCAACGCCCTGCTCGACGACTGGGCCTTGGCCCATACCGGCCGCCCGGTGGATGTGGACGGCCGGCTGGCCGCCGCCGGCAAGGTGCGGCGCGACGCGGTGGAGGCCTTTCTGCACCACACCTATTTCGACTGCCAGCCGCCCAAATCCGTGGATCGCGACGAATTCCACGCTTTGGCCTGGGAACTGGTCAAGGGCTGCTCGGCCGAGGACGGGGCGGCGACGCTGACCGCCTTTACCGCCGCGGCGGTGGCCCTGGCCGCCTACAGCTTCCCCCGCCCGGTCAAGCGCTGGCTGGTGACTGGCGGCGGGCGGCGCAATCCCGAGATGATGACCGCGCTCAGCCGTGGCCTGTCGGCCCCGGTCGAGCCGGTGGAGGCGGTGGGCTGGAACGGCGACGCCCTGGAAGCCCAGGCCTTCGCCTTCCTGGCGGTGCGCTCCCTGGCCGGCAAGATGCTGACCTATCCCGAGACCACCGGCGCGCCCGCGCCCCAGACCGGCGGCCGCCATCATGTCCCCTGA
- a CDS encoding ABC transporter permease, translated as MSDLSQALSLALDLVVTLDPQMLGIVRLSVLVSGMAVLLAALIGLPLGAVLALSSFPGRGALVVMLNAFMGLPPVVVGLGVYLLLSRAGPLGEAGLLFTPSAMVAAQTLLVLPIVAALSRQVVADLWEEYGEQLRSLGVSPGGRMLTLLWDGRFSLLTAVLAGFGRAAAEVGAVMIVGGNIKGVTRTMTTTIALETSKGDLPLALGLGLILIALVTMVNAAVFLVGQWARRRMG; from the coding sequence ATGTCCGATCTGTCCCAAGCCCTGTCCCTGGCCCTCGACCTCGTCGTCACCCTTGATCCGCAGATGCTGGGCATCGTGCGGCTGTCGGTGCTGGTGTCGGGGATGGCGGTGCTGCTGGCCGCGCTGATCGGCCTGCCGCTGGGGGCGGTGCTGGCATTAAGCAGCTTTCCCGGACGCGGCGCGCTGGTGGTGATGCTCAACGCCTTCATGGGCCTGCCGCCGGTGGTGGTGGGGCTTGGCGTCTATCTGCTGCTGTCGCGGGCCGGGCCGCTGGGCGAGGCCGGGTTGCTGTTCACGCCGTCGGCCATGGTGGCGGCCCAGACCCTGCTGGTCCTGCCCATCGTCGCCGCCCTGTCACGTCAGGTGGTGGCCGACCTGTGGGAGGAGTATGGCGAGCAACTGCGCTCGCTGGGCGTCTCGCCGGGCGGACGCATGCTGACCCTGTTATGGGACGGGCGCTTCAGCCTGCTGACCGCCGTCCTGGCCGGATTCGGCCGCGCCGCCGCCGAAGTGGGGGCGGTGATGATCGTCGGCGGCAACATCAAGGGAGTGACGCGCACCATGACCACCACCATCGCCCTGGAGACCAGCAAGGGCGATCTGCCCCTGGCCCTGGGGCTGGGGCTGATCCTCATCGCCCTGGTGACCATGGTCAATGCGGCGGTGTTCCTGGTCGGCCAATGGGCCCGGCGGAGGATGGGATGA
- the rpmE gene encoding 50S ribosomal protein L31 produces MKDNIHPDYHEINVVMTDGTEYKTRSTMGKAGDTLRLDIDPKSHPAWTGVHRMVDTAGQLAKFKKRFEGFGIKSDNS; encoded by the coding sequence ATGAAGGACAACATTCATCCCGACTACCACGAGATCAACGTGGTGATGACGGACGGCACCGAGTACAAGACCCGGTCCACCATGGGTAAGGCTGGCGACACCCTGCGCCTGGACATCGATCCGAAGTCGCACCCGGCCTGGACCGGCGTGCACCGTATGGTCGATACGGCTGGCCAGCTCGCCAAGTTCAAGAAGCGCTTCGAAGGTTTCGGCATCAAGTCGGACAATTCCTGA
- a CDS encoding ATP-binding cassette domain-containing protein yields the protein MRAPDTILPLELDRVGFAAGERMLLDGVSLRLETGVRTVILGPNGAGKSLLLRLCHGLLAPSAGSVRWSGAAGGEAVRHRQAMVFQRPVLLRRSVVANIRYVLALRGVPWRRRTALALDALERFGLASLAPRPARVLSGGEQQRLALARAWASGPEILFLDEPTSSLDPAAALSVEMAVQEFHTSGTKIVMTTHDLGQARRLADEVVFLSRGRLVEHAPAAEFFKGPQSAQARAFLAGELVC from the coding sequence ATGAGGGCGCCCGACACCATCCTGCCCCTGGAGCTGGACCGGGTCGGCTTCGCCGCCGGCGAGCGGATGCTGCTGGACGGCGTTTCCCTGCGCCTGGAGACCGGGGTGCGCACGGTGATCCTCGGTCCCAACGGGGCGGGCAAGAGCCTGCTGCTGCGCCTGTGCCACGGCTTGCTGGCGCCCAGCGCCGGCTCGGTCCGCTGGAGCGGCGCCGCCGGAGGCGAGGCCGTGCGTCATCGCCAGGCCATGGTGTTCCAGCGGCCGGTGCTGCTGCGCCGCTCGGTGGTGGCCAATATCCGTTACGTCCTGGCGCTGCGCGGCGTGCCGTGGCGCCGCCGCACGGCGCTGGCCCTGGACGCCCTGGAGCGCTTTGGTCTGGCGTCACTGGCGCCGCGCCCGGCCCGGGTGCTGTCGGGGGGCGAGCAGCAGCGGCTGGCCCTGGCGCGGGCCTGGGCCTCGGGGCCGGAGATTCTGTTCCTGGACGAGCCCACCTCGTCGCTGGACCCCGCCGCCGCCCTGTCGGTGGAGATGGCGGTGCAGGAGTTCCACACCTCGGGCACCAAGATCGTCATGACCACCCATGACCTGGGTCAGGCCCGCCGTCTGGCCGACGAGGTGGTGTTCCTGTCCCGTGGCCGCCTGGTGGAGCACGCCCCGGCGGCGGAATTCTTCAAAGGGCCGCAATCGGCCCAGGCCCGGGCCTTCCTGGCCGGCGAACTGGTTTGTTGA
- a CDS encoding substrate-binding domain-containing protein, whose amino-acid sequence MNRRAFLGGALGTIGVVCGAGAAEPSEVVLLASTIGPIDAGIVPALAEAFRARTGVVVRFVGAGTGATLDMSRRGEFDLVMVHALSLEKKFMADGFGIDRRDVMYNDFVLLGPASDPAGIKGMDDPKAALRRIAGAQACFVTRGDNSGTHVAEKALWDRAGIQPQGAWYEVFEKGSSGNGPTLRHADGRDAYVLMDRATWLVLKAKLSLVLLVENHPDLFNFIAVIRTNPERFPKANAAGAQRFADWLVSGEAQDLIGKFGLAEYGAPLFFANAGPKVRPPGL is encoded by the coding sequence ATGAACCGCAGAGCCTTTCTGGGGGGCGCGCTGGGGACCATCGGCGTGGTGTGCGGGGCGGGGGCGGCGGAACCGTCCGAGGTGGTGCTGCTGGCCAGCACCATCGGCCCCATCGATGCCGGGATCGTTCCCGCCCTGGCCGAGGCCTTTCGCGCCCGCACCGGCGTGGTGGTCCGTTTCGTCGGCGCCGGCACCGGGGCGACCCTGGACATGTCCCGGCGGGGCGAATTCGATCTGGTCATGGTCCACGCCCTGTCCCTGGAAAAGAAGTTCATGGCCGACGGCTTCGGCATCGACCGCCGCGACGTGATGTACAACGACTTCGTTCTGCTGGGGCCGGCATCGGACCCCGCCGGCATCAAGGGAATGGACGATCCCAAGGCGGCGCTGCGGCGCATCGCCGGCGCCCAGGCGTGTTTCGTGACCCGGGGCGACAATTCCGGCACCCATGTGGCGGAGAAGGCCCTGTGGGACAGGGCTGGCATCCAGCCCCAGGGGGCTTGGTACGAGGTCTTCGAGAAGGGCTCCAGCGGCAACGGCCCCACCCTGCGCCATGCCGACGGGCGGGACGCCTACGTGTTGATGGACCGGGCCACCTGGCTGGTGCTCAAGGCCAAGCTGTCCCTGGTGTTGCTGGTGGAGAACCACCCGGACCTGTTCAATTTCATCGCCGTGATCCGCACCAATCCCGAGCGTTTTCCCAAGGCCAACGCCGCCGGAGCCCAGCGCTTCGCCGATTGGCTGGTGAGCGGGGAGGCGCAGGACCTGATCGGGAAATTCGGATTGGCGGAATACGGGGCGCCGCTGTTCTTCGCCAATGCCGGGCCCAAGGTGCGGCCGCCGGGCTTGTGA
- a CDS encoding adenylate/guanylate cyclase domain-containing protein, whose product MVALGIRADLRLAGALVILAFVVCHLANHMLALVSLDAAMAGHEILMEPWEGALGGGLLMAAGLTHYANALWAVYERRTLRMGGSEAWQLGLGLLIPFLMMIHLAGTGLGEALLDLEPGYPSVLLGQWVMSPWRGLAQAILVLVVWGHACSGLHLRYGGRDRYERAKPWLLALAVVIPTLALAGWVSGGAQVMRSAADPAWTGRVLAEARMGPSTLDDTLRLALAGMGLHLLLIATPFAGRLLRHVGGGRRPQLTHSNGRVIRMMPGSTVLEALQDHAIAHASACGGKGRCTTCRVRVRSGVEKLPSPGPLEANALGRIEAPPEVRLACQLRPEHDLTILPLLPSDAVAADGRLHGGLDGRERQIVVVFIDLRGSTTLGEAKMPYDMLFILHRFFQQMTRALTATGGHYSNFTGDGLMALYGLKGNDSAKAVTAALAGAREMVAGLDKLNAELAMELEAPLRMGIGIHYGQAIVGTMGPPGAQIVSAIGDTVNTTARLEGLTKDHDCLLVLSAAAAEAGGLSFPGIPRHQVAVKGRVEAVEFYAFGEIPGR is encoded by the coding sequence ATGGTAGCCTTGGGGATTCGCGCCGACCTGCGCCTTGCCGGGGCGCTGGTCATTCTGGCCTTTGTCGTCTGTCACCTCGCCAATCACATGCTGGCCCTGGTTTCGCTGGACGCCGCCATGGCCGGGCACGAAATCCTGATGGAGCCGTGGGAGGGCGCCCTGGGCGGCGGGTTGCTGATGGCCGCCGGTCTCACTCACTACGCCAACGCCCTGTGGGCGGTTTATGAGCGCCGGACCCTGCGCATGGGCGGGTCCGAAGCCTGGCAATTGGGCCTCGGCCTGCTGATTCCCTTCCTGATGATGATTCATCTCGCCGGCACCGGGCTGGGCGAGGCGTTGCTGGATCTGGAGCCCGGCTATCCCTCGGTGCTGCTGGGCCAATGGGTGATGAGCCCCTGGAGGGGCTTGGCGCAGGCGATTCTGGTCCTGGTGGTGTGGGGGCACGCCTGTTCCGGGCTGCATCTGCGCTACGGTGGCCGCGACCGGTACGAGAGGGCCAAGCCCTGGCTGCTGGCCCTGGCGGTGGTGATTCCCACCCTGGCCCTGGCCGGCTGGGTGTCCGGCGGCGCGCAGGTGATGCGCTCGGCGGCCGATCCCGCCTGGACCGGCCGGGTGTTGGCCGAGGCGCGCATGGGGCCGTCCACCCTGGACGACACCCTGCGCCTGGCCCTGGCGGGGATGGGGTTGCATCTGCTGCTGATCGCCACTCCCTTCGCCGGCCGTCTCCTGCGCCATGTGGGGGGCGGCAGGCGGCCGCAACTCACCCATTCCAACGGCAGGGTGATCCGGATGATGCCCGGCTCCACGGTGTTGGAGGCGTTGCAGGATCACGCCATCGCCCATGCCTCGGCCTGTGGCGGCAAGGGGCGCTGCACCACCTGTCGCGTTCGGGTGCGCAGCGGGGTGGAGAAGCTGCCCAGTCCCGGCCCCCTGGAGGCCAATGCCCTGGGACGGATCGAGGCGCCGCCCGAGGTGCGTCTGGCCTGCCAGTTGCGCCCCGAGCACGACCTGACCATCCTGCCGCTGCTGCCCTCCGACGCGGTGGCTGCCGACGGGCGCCTGCATGGCGGCCTGGACGGCCGCGAGCGCCAGATCGTGGTGGTGTTCATCGACCTGCGCGGCTCGACCACCCTGGGCGAGGCCAAGATGCCCTATGACATGCTGTTCATCCTGCACCGGTTCTTCCAGCAGATGACCAGGGCGCTGACGGCGACGGGCGGGCATTATTCCAATTTCACCGGCGACGGGCTGATGGCGCTTTACGGGCTGAAGGGCAACGATTCCGCCAAGGCGGTGACGGCGGCCCTGGCCGGCGCGCGCGAGATGGTCGCCGGGCTGGACAAGCTGAACGCCGAGCTGGCCATGGAGCTGGAGGCGCCGCTGCGCATGGGGATCGGCATCCATTACGGCCAGGCCATCGTCGGCACCATGGGGCCGCCCGGCGCCCAGATCGTCAGCGCCATCGGCGATACGGTCAACACCACGGCCCGGCTCGAGGGACTGACCAAGGACCATGATTGCCTGCTGGTGCTGTCGGCGGCGGCGGCCGAGGCAGGAGGGCTGAGCTTTCCCGGCATTCCCCGCCATCAGGTGGCGGTGAAGGGCCGGGTCGAGGCGGTGGAGTTCTACGCCTTCGGAGAGATTCCCGGCCGGTAG
- the tyrS gene encoding tyrosine--tRNA ligase → MTSLKSDFLRIVTERGYMHQCTDLEALDKRLTEGCQAAYIGFDCTATSLHVGGLMQIMLLRWWQKTGHKPIVLMGGGTTRIGDPTGKDESRKMLTDEVIATNMAGIKTVFTKYLTFGEGKTDALMVNNADWLDKLNYIDFLRDYGHHFTINRMLTFDSVKLRLEREQPLTFLEFNYMLLQGYDFVELFRRNRCILQMGGSDQWGNIINGVELGRRADQAELFGLTSPLLTTSSGAKMGKTVNGAVWLNDDMLSAWEFWQYWRNTEDADVGRFLKLYTELPLDEIARLEKLEGAEINEAKKILANEVTRLCHGDAAALQAAETARQTFEQGVASSDLPTVEIPAAELAAGIPAFALFVRAGLAASNGEARRLLKGGGGKVNDQAVDEAHPVGSNDLRDGAVKLTAGKKRHILVKAV, encoded by the coding sequence ATGACCTCTCTCAAGTCCGATTTCCTGCGCATCGTCACCGAGCGTGGCTACATGCACCAGTGTACCGACCTGGAGGCGCTGGACAAGCGCCTGACCGAGGGGTGTCAGGCCGCCTATATCGGCTTCGACTGCACCGCCACCTCCCTGCACGTGGGCGGGCTGATGCAGATCATGCTGCTGCGCTGGTGGCAGAAGACCGGGCACAAGCCCATCGTCCTGATGGGCGGCGGCACCACCCGCATCGGCGACCCCACCGGCAAGGACGAATCGCGCAAGATGCTGACCGACGAGGTCATCGCCACCAACATGGCGGGCATCAAGACGGTGTTCACCAAGTACCTGACCTTCGGCGAGGGCAAGACCGACGCCCTGATGGTCAACAACGCCGATTGGCTGGACAAGCTGAACTACATCGACTTCCTGCGCGATTACGGCCACCACTTCACCATCAACCGCATGCTGACCTTCGATTCGGTCAAGCTGCGGCTCGAGCGCGAGCAGCCGCTGACCTTCCTCGAATTCAACTACATGCTGTTGCAGGGCTACGACTTCGTTGAACTGTTCCGCCGCAACCGCTGCATCCTGCAGATGGGCGGCTCGGACCAGTGGGGCAACATCATCAACGGCGTCGAGCTGGGCCGTCGCGCCGATCAAGCCGAGCTGTTCGGCCTGACCAGCCCGCTGCTCACCACGTCCTCGGGCGCCAAGATGGGCAAGACCGTCAACGGCGCCGTCTGGCTGAACGACGACATGCTGAGTGCCTGGGAGTTCTGGCAGTACTGGCGCAACACCGAGGACGCCGACGTGGGCCGTTTCCTCAAGCTCTACACCGAGCTGCCCCTGGACGAGATCGCCCGGCTGGAAAAGCTGGAAGGCGCCGAGATCAACGAGGCCAAGAAGATCCTGGCCAACGAGGTCACCCGCCTGTGCCACGGCGACGCCGCCGCGCTGCAGGCCGCCGAGACGGCGCGCCAGACCTTCGAGCAGGGTGTGGCCTCCTCCGATCTTCCCACCGTCGAGATTCCGGCCGCCGAGCTGGCGGCTGGCATTCCCGCCTTTGCCCTATTCGTGCGGGCCGGTCTGGCCGCCTCCAACGGCGAGGCCCGCCGCCTGCTGAAGGGTGGCGGCGGCAAGGTCAACGATCAGGCGGTGGACGAGGCCCATCCGGTGGGCAGCAACGACCTCAGGGACGGCGCCGTCAAGCTGACCGCCGGCAAGAAGCGCCACATCCTGGTGAAGGCGGTCTAG
- a CDS encoding DUF1465 family protein — MPQPAFFRRTYDETMTLMVEARNYLAYAERRERQRVGGMIGLRMSCEAMRVTSRLTQVMAWLMLQRAVHEGEVEAAEALRDEWRLSGAEVCLDESFGCDETLPNHLRSLMERSFRLYVRVARLEEMLVQRVLH, encoded by the coding sequence ATGCCGCAACCCGCTTTTTTTCGCCGAACCTATGACGAGACCATGACCTTGATGGTCGAGGCCCGCAACTACCTCGCCTATGCCGAGCGGCGCGAACGCCAGAGGGTCGGCGGCATGATCGGCCTGCGCATGAGTTGCGAGGCCATGCGGGTGACGTCGCGCCTGACCCAGGTCATGGCCTGGCTCATGCTCCAGCGCGCCGTGCACGAGGGCGAGGTCGAGGCGGCGGAAGCCCTGCGCGACGAATGGCGCCTATCCGGGGCGGAAGTATGTCTGGACGAATCCTTCGGCTGCGACGAGACTTTGCCCAATCATCTTCGCAGCCTGATGGAGCGTTCCTTCCGCCTGTACGTCCGGGTGGCGCGGCTGGAAGAGATGCTGGTGCAGCGGGTTCTGCACTGA
- a CDS encoding alpha/beta hydrolase yields MPEVIFNGPDGRLEGRYHHGKSPNAPLALLLHPHPQHGGTMNNKVVYALYHAFVRRGFSTLRFNFRGVGRSQGKFDNGQGELSDAASALDWMQSFNANASACWVGGFSFGAWIGMQLLMRRPEIDGFVSVAPPANVFDFSFLAPCPSSGLIVHGTNDDLVPEPTVAKLAAKLATQRNIKVRYETIEGANHFFGTHLDALDGMVDSYLAESIVARAPAPPPVAEPELAVALS; encoded by the coding sequence ATGCCTGAAGTGATTTTCAATGGACCCGACGGCCGCCTTGAAGGCCGCTACCATCACGGCAAGTCGCCGAATGCCCCGCTGGCGCTTCTGCTCCACCCCCATCCGCAGCACGGCGGAACCATGAACAACAAGGTGGTCTATGCCTTGTATCATGCCTTCGTGCGGCGCGGCTTCTCGACGCTGCGCTTCAACTTCCGCGGCGTGGGGCGCAGCCAGGGCAAGTTCGACAACGGCCAGGGCGAGCTGTCCGACGCCGCCTCGGCGCTGGATTGGATGCAGTCGTTCAATGCCAATGCCTCGGCCTGCTGGGTGGGCGGCTTCTCGTTCGGCGCCTGGATCGGCATGCAGCTGCTGATGCGCCGCCCCGAGATCGACGGCTTCGTCTCGGTAGCCCCGCCGGCCAACGTCTTCGACTTCTCGTTCCTGGCGCCCTGCCCGTCCTCGGGCCTGATCGTCCACGGCACCAACGACGACCTGGTGCCCGAGCCGACCGTGGCCAAGCTGGCGGCCAAGCTGGCCACCCAGCGCAACATCAAGGTCCGCTACGAAACCATCGAAGGCGCCAATCACTTCTTCGGCACCCATCTGGACGCCCTGGACGGCATGGTGGATTCCTATCTGGCCGAATCCATCGTCGCCCGCGCCCCGGCTCCGCCGCCGGTGGCCGAGCCGGAACTGGCCGTCGCGCTGAGCTAA
- a CDS encoding adenylate/guanylate cyclase domain-containing protein, giving the protein MLHARFPRLERDEAVREAKELESTLGVRTKVLRETYNTDSNVFDEVEVYLSGHNIQPRKSVAAVGGGGGGGTGGKGGGKDSGKGGAAKAGAARKAAGSARARANGPEIGAGAAILRLTVILLVAAGVGLGVLRLVPSAIVILYDFGFRITPDEYGQMLIIVFGLVFLMTAVPLGLRFMPRNANIQFNNARAAAPPPRPQPSEAVKKSLNKLAKKAEAEMIPETWGDDPEPEPEPEPPPPPEETPPPQPPPVEEPSAAAAAVDAIPATPAFETTRKVTDRFVDKSMQVVRQVAPSTDKYTTFGLNLFMAGAVQAIARTQKLDSAGQRKLLKTIIEKLGTPGDLAAAFYDKVPEYMGEQRYARMFESGKSAMESWAEGDEGTPMIKLQTSLKDWNKPATEKKQPSLMTVMFTDMVGSTDLTQARGDQAAQEIVRKHNAIVRTALTQFAGREVKHTGDGIMASFASAANAVEATVQIQRQVTAHNEKQPNLPLHLRIGLNAGEPIQEEDDLFGSTVQLAARVCAATDSDQTLCTQVVKDLAGGTGAFTDGGMHALKGFRDKFQLWEVLWR; this is encoded by the coding sequence ATGCTGCACGCACGCTTCCCGCGGCTGGAGCGTGACGAGGCTGTCCGCGAGGCCAAGGAACTCGAGAGTACCCTTGGCGTGCGCACCAAAGTGCTGCGCGAAACCTACAACACCGACAGCAATGTCTTCGACGAGGTCGAGGTCTACCTGTCCGGCCACAACATCCAGCCCCGCAAGAGCGTGGCCGCCGTTGGCGGCGGCGGAGGAGGCGGGACTGGCGGCAAAGGCGGCGGCAAGGATTCGGGCAAGGGTGGCGCCGCCAAGGCCGGCGCGGCCCGCAAGGCGGCCGGCAGCGCCAGGGCGCGCGCCAACGGACCCGAGATCGGCGCCGGAGCGGCCATTCTGCGCCTGACAGTGATCTTGCTCGTCGCCGCCGGGGTGGGCCTCGGCGTCCTGCGCCTCGTACCCTCGGCCATCGTCATTCTGTATGATTTCGGCTTCCGCATCACCCCCGACGAATACGGGCAGATGCTGATCATCGTGTTCGGCCTGGTCTTCCTGATGACCGCCGTGCCGCTGGGCCTGCGCTTCATGCCGCGCAACGCCAACATCCAGTTCAATAACGCCAGGGCCGCCGCCCCGCCGCCACGGCCCCAGCCCTCCGAGGCGGTGAAGAAGTCACTGAACAAGCTGGCCAAGAAGGCCGAGGCCGAGATGATCCCCGAGACCTGGGGCGACGATCCGGAGCCAGAGCCCGAACCAGAGCCTCCGCCGCCACCGGAGGAGACGCCACCGCCGCAGCCCCCGCCGGTGGAAGAGCCCTCCGCCGCCGCCGCCGCCGTGGATGCCATTCCCGCCACCCCGGCCTTCGAGACCACGCGCAAGGTCACCGACCGCTTCGTGGACAAGTCCATGCAGGTGGTGCGGCAGGTCGCGCCCAGCACCGACAAGTACACCACCTTCGGCCTCAACCTGTTCATGGCCGGCGCCGTCCAGGCCATCGCCCGCACCCAGAAGCTGGACTCCGCCGGCCAGCGCAAGCTGCTGAAGACCATCATCGAGAAGCTGGGAACGCCTGGCGATCTCGCCGCCGCCTTCTACGACAAGGTCCCGGAATACATGGGCGAACAGCGCTATGCCCGCATGTTCGAATCCGGCAAGTCGGCCATGGAATCATGGGCCGAGGGCGACGAGGGCACCCCCATGATCAAGCTCCAGACCTCGCTGAAGGACTGGAATAAGCCAGCCACGGAAAAGAAGCAGCCCTCGCTGATGACCGTGATGTTCACCGACATGGTGGGCTCCACCGACCTGACCCAGGCGCGCGGCGATCAGGCCGCCCAGGAAATCGTGCGCAAGCACAACGCCATCGTGCGCACCGCACTGACCCAGTTCGCCGGGCGCGAGGTCAAGCATACCGGCGACGGCATCATGGCCTCGTTCGCCTCGGCCGCCAATGCGGTGGAAGCCACCGTCCAGATCCAGCGTCAGGTCACCGCCCACAACGAGAAGCAGCCCAACCTGCCCCTGCACCTGCGCATCGGCCTGAATGCCGGCGAGCCCATCCAGGAAGAGGACGACCTGTTCGGCTCCACCGTCCAGTTGGCGGCCCGCGTCTGCGCCGCCACCGATTCCGACCAGACCCTGTGCACCCAGGTGGTCAAGGACCTGGCCGGCGGCACGGGAGCCTTCACCGATGGCGGCATGCACGCGCTGAAGGGCTTCCGCGACAAGTTCCAGCTGTGGGAAGTGCTCTGGCGCTGA
- a CDS encoding substrate-binding domain-containing protein, translating into MKRLLLAAMALFSLAASPLGAQERFITLASTTSTEQSGLFGHLLPLFKAETGIEVRVVAVGTGQALKLGERGDADALLVHDRAGEDKFVADGFGIDRRDVMYNDFVVVGPASDPAGIKGGKDAAAAFGKIAAAKAPFASRGDDSGTHRSELRLWKKAGVDIRSGGGWYRELGAGMGPTLNTAAGMNAYALADRGTWASFKNRQSLEILVEGDRALFNPYGSILVNPETHKGIKAADAKTWHLWLTGSKGQAAIASFKIGGEQLFFGDAK; encoded by the coding sequence ATGAAACGTCTGCTGCTTGCCGCCATGGCGCTGTTTTCGCTGGCTGCTTCGCCCCTGGGGGCGCAAGAGCGCTTCATCACCCTGGCCTCGACCACGTCCACCGAGCAATCGGGGCTGTTCGGCCATCTGCTGCCGCTGTTCAAGGCCGAGACCGGCATCGAGGTCCGCGTGGTGGCGGTGGGAACCGGCCAGGCCCTCAAGCTGGGCGAGCGCGGCGATGCCGATGCCCTGCTGGTCCATGACCGGGCCGGCGAGGACAAGTTCGTGGCCGACGGCTTCGGCATCGATCGCCGTGACGTGATGTACAACGACTTCGTGGTGGTGGGGCCGGCTTCCGATCCGGCCGGCATCAAGGGCGGCAAGGATGCCGCCGCCGCCTTCGGCAAGATCGCCGCCGCCAAGGCGCCCTTCGCCTCGCGCGGCGACGATTCCGGCACCCATCGCAGCGAGTTGCGCCTGTGGAAGAAGGCCGGGGTGGACATCAGGTCCGGCGGTGGCTGGTACCGCGAACTGGGAGCCGGCATGGGGCCGACCCTCAATACGGCCGCCGGCATGAACGCCTACGCCCTGGCCGATCGCGGCACCTGGGCCAGCTTCAAGAACCGCCAGTCCCTGGAGATCCTGGTGGAAGGCGACCGCGCCCTGTTCAATCCCTATGGCTCGATTCTGGTCAACCCCGAGACCCACAAGGGCATCAAGGCCGCCGACGCCAAGACCTGGCATCTGTGGCTGACCGGTTCCAAGGGGCAGGCCGCCATCGCCTCGTTCAAGATCGGCGGCGAGCAGTTGTTCTTCGGCGATGCCAAGTAA
- the cyaY gene encoding iron donor protein CyaY — protein MSLDESRFASLADPLLERIGDAVEDAMEDADAELHAGILTLTLPGIGQYVINKHAPNREIWLSSPKSGAHHFGWTGEQWISTRNAELELLGLLRAEIGVEV, from the coding sequence ATGAGTCTCGATGAAAGCCGTTTCGCCAGCCTTGCCGACCCGTTGCTCGAACGCATCGGCGACGCGGTGGAGGATGCCATGGAGGATGCCGACGCCGAGCTGCATGCGGGCATTCTGACCCTGACCCTGCCGGGAATCGGCCAGTACGTCATCAACAAGCATGCGCCCAATCGTGAAATCTGGCTGTCGTCGCCCAAGAGCGGCGCCCATCATTTCGGCTGGACCGGGGAGCAGTGGATTTCGACCCGCAACGCCGAGCTTGAACTGCTGGGGCTGTTGCGGGCCGAGATCGGGGTCGAGGTGTGA